Proteins encoded within one genomic window of Microcebus murinus isolate Inina chromosome 8, M.murinus_Inina_mat1.0, whole genome shotgun sequence:
- the CHRNA1 gene encoding acetylcholine receptor subunit alpha: MEPWPLLLLLGLCSAGLVLGSEHETRLVAKLFEDYSSVVRPVEDHRQIVQVTVGLQLIQLINVDEVNQIVTTNVRLKQQWVDYNLKWNPDDYGGVKKIHIPSEKIWRPDIVLYNNADGDFAIVKFTKVLLDYTGHITWTPPAIFKSYCEIIVTHFPFDEQNCSMKLGTWTYDGSVVAINPESDKPDLSNFMESGEWVIKESRGWKHWVFYSCCPTTPYLDITYHFVMQRLPLYFIVNVIIPCLLFSFLTGLVFYLPTDSGEKMTLSISVLLSLTVFLLVIVELIPSTSSAVPLIGKYMLFTMVFVIASIIITVIVINTHHRSPSTHVMPEWVRKVFIDTIPNIMFFSTMKRPSREKQDKKIFTEDIDISDISGKPGPTPMGFHSPLIKHPEVKSAIEGVKYIAETMKSDQESNNAAEEWKYVAMVMDHILLGVFMLVCIIGTLAVFAGRLIELNQQG, translated from the exons CTGGCCTTGTCCTGGGCTCCGAACATGAGACCCGTCTGGTGGCAAAGCTATTTGAAGACTACAGCAGCGTGGTGCGGCCAGTGGAAGACCACCGCCAGATCGTGCAGGTCACCGTGGGCCTGCAGCTGATACAGCTCATCAACGTG GATGAAGTAAATCAGATTGTGACAACCAATGTTCGTCTGAAACAG CAATGGGTGGATTACAACCTAAAATGGAATCCAGATGATTATGGTGGtgttaaaaaaatccacattccCTCAGAGAAGATCTGGCGCCCAGACATTGTTCTCTATAACAA TGCAGATGGTGACTTCGCCATTGTCAAGTTCACCAAAGTGCTGCTGGACTACACTGGCCACATCACATGGACACCTCCAGCCATCTTTAAAAGCTACTGTGAGATCATCGTCACCCACTTTCCCTTTGATGAACAGAACTGCAGCATGAAGCTGGGTACCTGGACCTACGATGGCTCTGTGGTGGCCATCAACCCG GAAAGCGACAAGCCAGACCTGAGCAACTTCATGGAGAGTGGGGAGTGGGTGATCAAGGAGTCCCGTGGCTGGAAGCACTGGGTGTTCTACTCCTGCTGCCCCACCACCCCCTACCTGGACATCACCTACCACTTCGTCATGCAGCGCCTGCCACTCTACTTCATCGTCAACGTCATCATCCCCTGCCTGCTCTTCTCCTTCTTAACCGGCCTGGTGTTCTACCTGCCCACAGACTCAG GGGAGAAGATGACTCTGAGCATCTCTGTCTTACTGTCTTTGACCGTGTTCCTTCTGGTCATCGTGGAGCTGATTCCTTCCACCTCCAGCGCGGTGCCCTTGATCGGGAAATACATGCTGTTCACCATGGTGTTCGTCATCGCGTCCATCATCATCACCGTCATCGTCATCAACACGCACCACCGCTCGCCCAGCACCCACGTCATGCCCGAGTGGGTGCGGAAG GTTTTTATCGACACTATCCCAAACATCATGTTTTTCTCCACAATGAAAAGGCCATCCAgagaaaagcaagacaaaaagaTTTTTACAGAAGAcattgatatttctgacatttctggGAAGCCAGGGCCTACGCCCATGGGCTTCCACTCTCCGCTGATCAAACACCCGGAGGTGAAAAGTGCCATCGAGGGCGTCAAATACATCGCCGAGACCATGAAGTCAGACCAGGAGTCCAACAAC GCGGCCGAGGAGTGGAAGTATGTTGCGATGGTGATGGACCACATTCTGCTCGGAGTCTTCATGCTCGTCTGCATCATCGGAACCCTAGCTGTGTTTGCAGGCCGGCTCATTGAGTTAAATCAGCAAGGATAA